The DNA window GGAAGCGTCCGAGGCCTGGCCGTCCGGCCGGACCAGCTCAGGCGCAGGCTGATCCGCTGCGCGACGAGTTGATCCGCTGCCAGGCGCTTGGCGAAGCGGGGCCCCGCGATCCGGCCTGCCTGCGGGCCTGGGCGGAGAACCGCAACCGCTTCCTCGCCCCTGGCGCGCGACCTGCCGAGCGACTGCCGGACATGCCGCCAGCGC is part of the Rhodopseudomonas sp. BAL398 genome and encodes:
- the trbK-alt gene encoding putative entry exclusion protein TrbK-alt, giving the protein MIRCQALGEAGPRDPACLRAWAENRNRFLAPGARPAERLPDMPPAPRDSAAPQWDRTDQPALEPAAPIAPPQLDEAR